One Glycocaulis abyssi DNA window includes the following coding sequences:
- the fliQ gene encoding flagellar biosynthesis protein FliQ, protein MTGAEVLDVGREAIWTMLAMAAPIMLVGLAVGIIIALFQALTQVQEMTLVFVPKIFAIFLALVVFMPLMGAVLGAFMTNIADRIAAG, encoded by the coding sequence ATGACGGGCGCGGAAGTACTTGATGTCGGCCGTGAGGCGATCTGGACCATGCTCGCCATGGCTGCGCCGATCATGCTTGTAGGGCTGGCGGTTGGCATAATCATCGCGCTCTTCCAGGCGCTGACACAGGTGCAGGAGATGACGCTCGTCTTCGTGCCGAAAATATTCGCCATCTTTCTCGCGCTGGTGGTCTTCATGCCGCTGATGGGGGCTGTACTGGGCGCATTCATGACCAATATCGCGGACAGAATCGCGGCAGGCTGA
- a CDS encoding aspartate decarboxylase: MSDAPLGSKANPSQFDCLPDLADDEPYFVIRAHDPLSNALVELHAYIGAGQAGAAHNKLAEIMALTSERPPRPSGSPKYRETFAISGSMERWRRDNA; this comes from the coding sequence ATGAGTGATGCACCGCTTGGCTCGAAGGCCAATCCCTCGCAGTTCGACTGCCTGCCGGATCTTGCCGACGACGAACCCTATTTCGTGATCCGGGCCCACGATCCGTTGTCCAACGCGCTGGTCGAGCTGCACGCCTATATCGGCGCCGGGCAGGCCGGTGCCGCTCATAACAAGCTTGCCGAAATCATGGCGCTGACATCGGAACGTCCGCCGCGTCCGTCGGGCTCGCCCAAGTATCGGGAAACGTTTGCTATTTCGGGATCGATGGAGCGCTGGCGGCGCGATAACGCCTGA